One region of Xylanimonas ulmi genomic DNA includes:
- a CDS encoding MFS transporter, with protein sequence MSDFVPPTATAVAEGQPAAPDPIPAKRVRSWALWDWATQPFNSVILTFVFAPLYLVSTSFLAPHIADLPADAPERVRGLAELSSRYGAWTAIAGLLIFYLAPALGARAETSGGRKRWLIAATGGLALIQFLLAFVQEDPRYFTYGAIVLALGSVVSEIAGVNYNAMLHQVSTPATVGRVSGLGWGMGYLGGIVALVIVVVLTFADWFGMDTSNGLPFRLIAVGAAVWTIVFSIPLVVNVPEYRRPAPGRRGFLAGYVDLVADMIALYRQSRPTFWFLFASAVYRDGLAGVFAFGGVLAAAGFGFSTNEVLIFGIAANVVAGVSTIFVGRLDDRVGARKVIIFALALLVVMAVFVFVAAPLGDIVFWIGGLVLSACVGPAQASSRALLSKVTPEAMQGEVFGLYATTGRVASPLSPALWAAFIAWFGATRYGVLGIGIVLALGLGLLLMVKIDSRQVASHALEPLTGWNRSAVAALTIALFMGVGGLVLLLTGAHDVPGGAYATAALLLLAALAVVPGQRALAAVRTSGEEGAGIARASVVVGYAALAAAVTVTLVRVL encoded by the coding sequence ATGAGCGACTTCGTGCCCCCGACCGCGACCGCCGTGGCCGAGGGGCAGCCCGCCGCGCCGGACCCCATCCCCGCCAAGCGCGTGCGCTCCTGGGCGCTGTGGGACTGGGCGACGCAGCCCTTCAACTCCGTCATCCTCACCTTCGTCTTCGCGCCGCTGTACCTGGTCTCGACCAGCTTCCTGGCCCCGCACATCGCCGACCTGCCCGCCGACGCCCCCGAGCGGGTGCGCGGGCTGGCGGAGCTGTCCAGCCGCTACGGGGCGTGGACGGCGATCGCGGGCCTGCTGATCTTCTACCTGGCGCCCGCCCTGGGCGCCCGCGCCGAGACGTCGGGCGGACGCAAGCGCTGGCTCATCGCCGCGACCGGCGGCCTCGCCCTCATCCAGTTCCTCCTGGCGTTCGTCCAGGAGGACCCGCGGTACTTCACCTACGGGGCGATCGTGCTCGCGCTCGGGTCCGTCGTCTCCGAGATCGCCGGCGTCAACTACAACGCCATGCTGCACCAGGTCTCCACGCCGGCCACCGTCGGACGCGTCTCGGGCCTGGGCTGGGGCATGGGGTACCTCGGCGGCATCGTGGCGCTCGTCATCGTCGTCGTGCTGACGTTCGCCGACTGGTTCGGCATGGACACCTCCAACGGCCTGCCCTTCCGCCTCATCGCCGTGGGCGCCGCGGTGTGGACGATCGTGTTCTCGATCCCGCTTGTGGTCAACGTGCCCGAATACCGCAGACCCGCGCCCGGGCGCCGCGGCTTCCTGGCCGGGTACGTCGACCTGGTCGCCGACATGATCGCGCTCTACCGCCAGTCCCGCCCCACGTTCTGGTTCCTGTTCGCCAGCGCCGTCTACCGCGACGGACTGGCCGGCGTCTTCGCCTTCGGCGGGGTGCTCGCCGCCGCCGGGTTCGGGTTCTCGACCAACGAAGTGCTGATCTTCGGGATCGCGGCCAACGTGGTGGCGGGCGTCTCGACCATCTTCGTCGGGCGGCTCGACGACCGGGTCGGTGCGCGCAAGGTCATCATCTTCGCCCTGGCCCTGCTCGTGGTCATGGCCGTGTTCGTGTTCGTCGCCGCTCCGCTGGGCGACATCGTGTTCTGGATCGGCGGCCTGGTGCTGTCGGCGTGCGTCGGACCGGCGCAGGCCTCCAGCCGTGCGCTGCTGTCCAAGGTGACACCCGAGGCCATGCAAGGCGAGGTCTTCGGGCTGTACGCCACCACGGGCCGCGTCGCCAGCCCGCTGTCCCCGGCGCTGTGGGCCGCCTTCATCGCCTGGTTCGGCGCGACGCGCTACGGCGTGCTCGGCATCGGCATCGTGCTCGCGCTCGGCCTCGGCCTGCTGCTGATGGTCAAGATCGACTCCCGCCAGGTCGCCAGTCACGCGCTCGAGCCTCTGACCGGCTGGAACCGCAGCGCTGTGGCCGCCCTGACCATCGCGCTGTTCATGGGCGTCGGCGGCCTGGTGCTGCTGCTCACCGGAGCGCACGACGTGCCCGGAGGCGCCTACGCCACCGCCGCCCTGCTGCTGCTCGCGGCGCTCGCCGTCGTGCCGGGCCAGCGAGCGCTGGCCGCGGTGCGCACCAGCGGCGAGGAGGGTGCGGGCATCGCGCGCGCGTCGGTCGTGGTCGGCTACGCGGCGCTCGCGGCCGCGGTGACGGTCACGCTCGTGCGGGTCCTTTGA